From a region of the Vagococcus coleopterorum genome:
- a CDS encoding M20 metallopeptidase family protein: MDKKLILEEAKAIQAEMVACRRQLHENPETGFDLENTTQLVMDKLTAMGYTPERCGKAGVVATVGNSNGKTFLLRGDMDALPITEETALDFKSENGKMHACGHDIHTTMLLGAAQLLKKHESELNGTVKLMFQPAEEIMEGAADMIANGVLENPKVDAGSMIHIAPGLPMDDGSIIVANKGKSLSSCDWYEINITGKGGHGSMPMMAIDPITPAANIFLALNEIQTRELPADALTALTVGEFHSGTTSNVIPETASLKGTLRTYDEGMRQQIKDRMTEMADNIAKAYRCTAETKFLSGCPTLENGADIVDLAESILPEYIGAEKVIRTEDIPGLPVQMGSEDFAYVSHEVPTVMYALAAADSRVSEAYPVHHPKLVLNEDIFPYGVAAHVGTAMEWLAKN; this comes from the coding sequence ATGGATAAAAAATTAATTTTAGAAGAAGCAAAAGCTATTCAAGCTGAAATGGTTGCGTGTCGTCGTCAATTACACGAAAATCCAGAAACAGGTTTCGATTTAGAAAATACAACACAACTTGTAATGGATAAACTAACAGCCATGGGTTATACACCTGAACGCTGTGGTAAAGCCGGTGTCGTTGCTACTGTTGGAAACAGCAATGGTAAAACATTCTTATTACGTGGTGATATGGACGCTTTACCTATTACAGAAGAAACAGCTTTAGACTTTAAATCAGAAAACGGTAAAATGCATGCTTGTGGTCACGATATCCACACAACAATGCTGTTAGGCGCTGCCCAATTGCTTAAAAAGCATGAGTCAGAACTTAACGGAACGGTTAAATTAATGTTCCAGCCGGCTGAAGAAATCATGGAAGGCGCTGCCGATATGATCGCTAATGGCGTCTTAGAAAATCCAAAGGTGGATGCTGGTTCAATGATCCATATCGCCCCAGGCTTACCTATGGACGATGGTTCAATCATCGTAGCTAACAAAGGAAAATCATTGTCATCATGTGACTGGTACGAAATTAACATTACTGGTAAAGGTGGTCATGGTTCAATGCCAATGATGGCAATCGATCCTATTACACCCGCTGCTAATATTTTCTTAGCCTTAAACGAAATTCAAACACGTGAATTACCAGCTGATGCACTAACAGCATTAACTGTGGGTGAATTCCATTCAGGCACAACTTCAAATGTTATTCCGGAAACAGCTAGTCTAAAAGGTACTTTACGTACTTATGACGAAGGTATGCGTCAACAAATTAAAGACCGTATGACAGAGATGGCTGATAACATCGCTAAAGCTTATCGTTGTACTGCTGAAACTAAATTCTTATCAGGCTGTCCTACTTTAGAAAATGGTGCTGATATTGTTGATTTAGCAGAAAGTATCTTACCAGAGTATATTGGTGCTGAAAAAGTGATTCGTACAGAAGACATCCCAGGCCTACCCGTTCAAATGGGTTCTGAAGATTTCGCTTATGTCAGCCACGAAGTACCAACAGTGATGTACGCATTAGCTGCTGCTGATTCAAGAGTGAGCGAAGCTTATCCAGTTCACCATCCAAAATTAGTTTTAAATGAAGATATCTTCCCTTATGGTGTCGCTGCCCATGTAGGAACTGCTATGGAATGGTTAGCTAAAAACTAA
- a CDS encoding ABC transporter substrate-binding protein/permease, whose translation MMTIKYVINKMILMMGLIMMIAPISMAAESDDSLSKVEKSKTITLGLSADYPPYEFHTKVDGKDQVVGLDVKLAEAIAKDLGVKLEIKELGFDALIPALSTGKVDMIISGMVPTPERSKEVLFSDPYIAIDQAMVIRKADKKDWSKETDITTKNVGVQKSSAQETLLRNESPDTELTSLPKMTDIILNLKNNKVDSGLLERPVAQAYVAQNPDLMIADYEIGEVGQDKMAVALAKESKALATEINKTIENVTLENKMADWQKEVGGLLADNESFWSKYGTFYLKGTGVTLGLSVLGVLFGSLFGAVLALMKLSKNKFFKGIALVYIEYVRGTPLLVQIFLVYFGTGVLGLNLSAFAAGAIAVCLNSGAYVAEIIRAGINAVPQGQFEAARSLGLSSMKTMQKIIMPQAIKNILPALGNEFVTVIKESSVVSVIGVADLMFQAGVVQGASFKPFLPILIVSVIYFVLTFTLSRAVGVVERRLQND comes from the coding sequence ATTATGACGATAAAATATGTGATTAATAAAATGATTTTGATGATGGGATTGATTATGATGATCGCACCAATAAGCATGGCTGCTGAGTCAGATGATAGTCTATCTAAAGTTGAAAAGAGCAAGACCATTACTTTAGGGTTAAGTGCGGATTACCCACCCTATGAATTTCATACGAAAGTAGATGGCAAGGATCAAGTCGTAGGTCTTGATGTAAAATTAGCCGAAGCGATTGCAAAAGACTTGGGTGTGAAACTAGAAATTAAAGAACTAGGTTTTGATGCGTTAATTCCCGCACTAAGTACTGGGAAAGTCGATATGATTATTTCTGGGATGGTACCTACACCAGAACGTAGTAAAGAGGTTTTGTTTTCTGATCCATACATTGCCATCGATCAAGCGATGGTCATTCGTAAGGCGGATAAAAAAGATTGGTCTAAAGAGACGGACATCACAACTAAAAATGTAGGGGTGCAAAAATCATCTGCTCAAGAAACATTGTTGAGAAATGAATCTCCTGACACAGAATTAACATCCTTACCTAAAATGACTGATATTATTCTTAACTTAAAAAATAATAAAGTCGATAGTGGCTTATTAGAACGTCCAGTTGCTCAAGCATACGTGGCACAAAATCCTGACTTGATGATTGCTGATTATGAAATCGGTGAAGTGGGTCAAGATAAAATGGCGGTAGCCTTAGCGAAAGAGTCAAAAGCCTTAGCAACAGAAATCAATAAAACAATTGAAAATGTGACATTGGAAAATAAAATGGCTGACTGGCAAAAAGAAGTCGGCGGTCTGTTAGCTGACAATGAAAGTTTCTGGTCAAAATACGGAACCTTCTATTTAAAAGGAACTGGTGTAACATTAGGTTTATCTGTTCTGGGAGTATTATTTGGTAGTTTGTTTGGAGCAGTCTTAGCTTTAATGAAGTTATCAAAAAATAAATTCTTCAAAGGAATTGCTTTAGTTTATATCGAATATGTAAGAGGAACACCGCTTTTAGTTCAAATTTTCTTAGTTTATTTTGGGACAGGCGTTTTAGGATTAAACTTGAGTGCTTTTGCAGCTGGGGCAATTGCTGTTTGTTTAAACAGTGGAGCCTATGTAGCTGAAATTATTCGTGCAGGGATTAATGCTGTGCCTCAAGGTCAATTTGAAGCAGCTCGTTCATTAGGGTTAAGTTCAATGAAGACGATGCAAAAGATTATTATGCCGCAAGCGATTAAAAATATTTTACCGGCCTTGGGGAATGAGTTTGTGACAGTCATTAAAGAATCATCCGTTGTATCAGTCATCGGTGTGGCCGACTTAATGTTCCAAGCTGGTGTGGTTCAAGGAGCCAGCTTCAAGCCCTTCTTACCAATTTTAATCGTATCCGTAATTTATTTCGTATTAACATTTACCTTATCAAGAGCCGTTGGTGTGGTTGAAAGGAGACTACAAAATGATTAA
- a CDS encoding amino acid ABC transporter ATP-binding protein: MIKAENIHKKFGETEVLKGMSTDIKKGEVVVLLGPSGSGKSTFLRCLNVLETPNEGDIIIDGQHLPKTEKELDAWRQKIGMVFQNFNLFPHKSVLENITLAPMTIKGVDKQTAEQEAENLLNQVGLLDKKELYPDSLSGGQKQRVAIARALAMKPEVMLFDEPTSALDPEMVGEVLSVMKQLAKDGMTMVIVTHEMDFAREVADRVIFIDQGVIQEEGHPKDIFEAPKSERLQQFLSKVYTK; encoded by the coding sequence ATGATTAAAGCAGAAAATATTCATAAAAAATTTGGTGAGACAGAAGTTTTAAAAGGGATGTCTACAGATATCAAAAAAGGTGAAGTGGTTGTTTTACTCGGTCCTTCAGGAAGTGGGAAAAGTACCTTCCTACGTTGTTTAAATGTTTTAGAAACACCTAATGAAGGAGACATCATTATTGATGGTCAACATTTACCTAAAACTGAAAAAGAATTAGATGCGTGGCGTCAAAAAATTGGTATGGTATTCCAAAACTTTAATCTGTTTCCTCATAAGTCTGTCTTAGAGAATATCACATTGGCGCCAATGACAATAAAAGGTGTAGATAAACAGACAGCGGAACAAGAAGCTGAGAACTTATTAAACCAAGTTGGGCTATTAGATAAAAAAGAATTATATCCAGATAGTTTATCAGGTGGACAAAAGCAACGGGTAGCAATTGCACGAGCGTTAGCAATGAAACCAGAAGTGATGTTGTTTGATGAACCAACCTCGGCTTTAGATCCAGAGATGGTTGGAGAAGTATTATCAGTTATGAAACAGTTAGCGAAAGATGGGATGACGATGGTTATTGTTACCCATGAAATGGATTTTGCTCGTGAAGTCGCTGATCGTGTCATCTTTATTGACCAGGGTGTTATCCAAGAAGAGGGACACCCGAAAGACATTTTTGAAGCACCCAAATCAGAGCGTCTGCAACAATTTTTAAGTAAAGTTTATACAAAATAA
- a CDS encoding alpha/beta fold hydrolase, translating into MATHEIEFLSFNGRDTIQGWVYTPVKKPKGIIQLVHGFGEHSRRYFYMISKFVEAGYIVAANDHIGHGKTAQVNDSWGDFGDKGYLTAVEDEYKLFNIITEKYPSLPVGIYGHSWGSLIVRKFVSLYGDKVKAAVFCGTTIIFGQVEDILKKSGKLVKAGKGNERDETLVGMLFSEMKSRYPEEESPSAWISVTPEVIVENESDPFNNLGMLPTIQSIHDFCELITDVNQVEWSESVPKELPIYNIAGDQDPVGNYGEGVYHVSNMLWSTGHTDIQTRIYPGFRHEIHNEPEIKDEVIDRMIEFYNNKLK; encoded by the coding sequence ATGGCAACACATGAAATTGAGTTTTTATCATTCAACGGTAGAGATACTATTCAAGGATGGGTATATACACCTGTAAAAAAACCAAAAGGAATTATTCAACTCGTTCATGGTTTTGGAGAACATTCGAGACGTTATTTTTATATGATTTCTAAGTTTGTAGAGGCGGGGTATATAGTTGCTGCCAATGATCACATAGGACATGGTAAGACAGCCCAAGTTAATGATTCGTGGGGAGATTTCGGGGATAAAGGTTATCTGACTGCTGTTGAAGATGAATATAAATTATTTAATATCATCACAGAAAAATATCCGAGCTTACCGGTAGGGATTTATGGTCACAGTTGGGGCTCGTTAATTGTGCGAAAATTTGTTTCGCTGTATGGTGATAAAGTTAAAGCAGCCGTTTTTTGTGGAACGACCATAATATTTGGACAAGTGGAAGATATTTTAAAAAAATCAGGTAAGCTAGTGAAAGCTGGCAAAGGAAATGAACGTGATGAAACTTTAGTAGGTATGTTGTTTTCGGAAATGAAAAGCCGTTATCCAGAGGAAGAATCACCAAGCGCTTGGATTTCTGTTACACCTGAGGTAATTGTTGAAAATGAGAGCGATCCCTTTAATAATTTGGGGATGCTACCAACGATTCAATCGATTCATGATTTTTGTGAGCTTATTACAGATGTTAATCAAGTGGAATGGTCGGAATCGGTTCCTAAAGAATTACCGATTTACAATATAGCTGGAGATCAGGATCCAGTTGGAAATTATGGTGAAGGTGTCTACCATGTATCTAATATGCTGTGGAGTACAGGGCATACAGATATACAAACTCGTATCTATCCAGGATTTAGACACGAGATTCACAATGAGCCAGAAATTAAAGATGAAGTAATTGATAGAATGATAGAATTTTACAATAATAAATTAAAATAA
- a CDS encoding helix-turn-helix domain-containing protein encodes MLEVLLRKMEQKKLHILTQVSQVETISLVQFSDDLNLSRPTVERQVLSLIDDLNHLYGEDQSFIKISDGVIFSTIDIHTTKHNPTRVLINSYLGSSSHYHLLDKLVQEKSQTTELLVKELETSLPYIKKMITELNKQLNEFQLNITLKGNLIKLDGPILNRIMFTYLFHFIMSDTEHDMTQSFLTDQVFNDLDATNKYRASALSKTIELFTDDLQRDINCPPTTAELITELFKAHPLVDTIKLKKAVSENCVPFLNFLFIQVINNDSNFLSNNGLLTNNLTDHITTSQHEVVLLSSELLQRFGQAYTVTWNKDILPFIETGIVLHILTVQVHGLNIISRFFRSIKFQYGYRVDSEFSKSVLTFVKTQQVESKLTPETYFPDIPKAIMLALVLTYQFRTLLPVSIAVSISTNNMAESLIRKKISQFINPDAYQFSTNHETADLIIADHFLSSLMDKESLIISDITNHNVWSDITSKISYVYSKKNKLTL; translated from the coding sequence ATGCTTGAGGTCCTTCTAAGAAAAATGGAACAAAAAAAATTACATATTTTGACACAAGTGAGTCAGGTTGAAACCATCTCTTTAGTACAATTTTCAGATGACCTGAACCTCTCTCGTCCCACTGTTGAAAGACAAGTTCTTTCACTTATTGATGACCTCAATCATCTCTATGGTGAAGATCAATCCTTCATAAAAATTAGTGATGGCGTTATTTTTTCTACTATAGATATTCATACGACTAAACATAATCCAACTAGGGTTTTGATTAATTCCTATCTAGGATCATCTAGCCACTATCATTTACTTGATAAGCTAGTCCAAGAGAAATCCCAAACGACTGAGCTATTAGTTAAAGAATTAGAGACCAGTTTACCGTACATCAAAAAAATGATAACTGAGCTAAACAAGCAACTGAATGAATTCCAGTTGAATATTACGCTAAAAGGAAATCTTATAAAGTTGGATGGCCCCATTTTAAATAGGATCATGTTTACTTACCTTTTTCACTTTATTATGTCAGACACTGAGCACGATATGACACAATCCTTTCTAACAGATCAAGTTTTCAATGACTTAGATGCTACAAATAAATACCGAGCATCCGCACTTTCAAAAACAATCGAACTCTTTACAGATGATTTACAACGGGATATTAATTGCCCACCAACAACAGCTGAACTTATCACTGAGTTATTTAAAGCACACCCTTTAGTTGACACAATAAAACTAAAAAAAGCCGTGAGTGAAAATTGTGTGCCATTCTTAAACTTCTTATTTATCCAAGTTATTAACAACGACTCTAATTTTTTGAGTAACAATGGTCTATTAACTAACAACCTGACCGACCACATCACAACAAGTCAACACGAAGTTGTCTTGTTATCTAGTGAGCTATTACAACGGTTCGGGCAAGCCTACACTGTCACGTGGAACAAGGATATTCTCCCCTTCATCGAAACTGGTATCGTCCTTCATATTCTGACGGTTCAAGTCCATGGCCTAAACATCATCTCTCGTTTTTTCCGTTCTATTAAATTTCAATACGGCTACCGAGTTGATAGCGAATTTTCTAAGTCCGTTTTGACCTTTGTTAAAACACAACAGGTCGAATCTAAATTAACACCAGAAACTTATTTCCCAGATATCCCCAAAGCAATTATGCTTGCTTTAGTTCTGACTTATCAATTTAGAACCTTATTACCGGTTTCAATCGCAGTCAGCATCTCAACAAACAACATGGCAGAAAGTTTAATTCGTAAAAAAATTAGCCAGTTTATTAATCCCGATGCTTATCAGTTCTCAACAAATCATGAAACCGCCGATTTAATTATCGCCGACCACTTCTTATCTTCCTTAATGGATAAAGAAAGTTTAATCATCTCTGATATTACAAATCATAATGTCTGGTCAGACATTACTTCAAAGATAAGTTATGTGTATAGCAAAAAAAATAAGTTAACTTTATAA